A region of Saccharomyces mikatae IFO 1815 strain IFO1815 genome assembly, chromosome: 12 DNA encodes the following proteins:
- the BNA5 gene encoding kynureninase (similar to Saccharomyces cerevisiae BNA5 (YLR231C); ancestral locus Anc_8.417): MEKALELDREYPESLKDEFNIPTFKSMGLSPDSKPVTYLCGNSLGLMPKSTRDSINAELDAWSNCAVESHFKHPEEAKGKAPWVNIDLPILPLLAPMVGAQENEVAAMNSLTTNLNSLLVTFYKPTEKRFKILFERGSFPSDYYAFYNQCRIHGISEPENVLIQIEPREGETYIRTQDILDTIEVNQDELALVCLPGVQYYTGQYFDIGRITSFAHQFPGILVGWDLAHAVGNVPLQLHDWGVDFACWCSYKYLNAGPGGIGGLFVHSKHTTAGPTKEHLPRLAGWWGNDASKRFQMLEVFEPISGALGFRQSNPSVVDTVALRSSLELFAKFNGIGEVRKRSLLLTNYMTELLKASKYYKHPLKIEKLPYFFTILTPTGADDDHGAQLSLYFDSDAGKEDIMPKVFQYLHDHGVIGDARRPNVIRLAPAPLYNTFSDVYVAVNALNEAMDKL; encoded by the coding sequence ATGGAAAAAGCTTTAGAATTGGACAGAGAATACCCAGAATCTCTAAAAGATGAATTCAACATCCCCACGTTCAAATCCATGGGACTATCGCCCGACAGCAAGCCTGTGACGTACTTATGCGGGAATTCTTTGGGTTTGATGCCAAAATCAACTAGAGATTCAATTAATGCAGAATTGGATGCATGGAGTAACTGTGCTGTGGAGTCACATTTCAAACATCCTGAAGAAGCCAAAGGCAAGGCGCCTTGGGTCAACATCGATTTGCCCATTCTCCCATTATTAGCCCCCATGGTAGGTGCTCAGGAAAATGAGGTTGCTGCAATGAATAGCCTTACTACAAATTTGAATTCTCTATTAGTCACGTTCTATAAACCTACTGAGAAGAGAttcaaaattcttttcgAAAGAGGCTCCTTTCCATCGGACTACTATGCTTTCTATAATCAGTGTAGAATTCATGGAATTTCGGAACCTGAAAATGTTTTGATTCAAATCGAGCCACGCGAGGGAGAGACTTACATCAGGACTCAAGATATTTTGGATACCATAGAAGTAAACCAAGATGAATTGGCGTTAGTTTGTTTGCCGGGCGTTCAGTATTACACGGGACAATATTTTGACATTGGCCGAATTACCTCATTTGCACATCAATTTCCTGGAATTTTGGTTGGATGGGATTTGGCACATGCTGTAGGAAATGTCCCATTACAACTTCATGATTGGGGCGTTGACTTTGCTTGCTGGTGTTCTTATAAATACTTGAACGCTGGACCCGGTGGGATTGGTGGCTTATTTGTTCATTCGAAGCACACCACAGCTGGCCCTACCAAAGAGCATTTGCCAAGATTAGCGGGTTGGTGGGGTAATGATGCTTCTAAGCGGTTTCAAATGCTAGAGGTATTTGAGCCGATTTCAGGAGCCTTGGGATTTAGGCAATCTAATCCAAGCGTTGTTGACACGGTAGCATTAAGAAGTTCACTGGAATTATTTGCGAAGTTTAATGGTATCGGTGAAGTTCGTAAAAGATCTTTATTGCTGACAAACTATATGACAGAACTGTTGAAAGCCTCCAAGTATTACAAGCATCCTTTAAAAATAGAGAAATTACCGTACTTTTTTACAATACTAACACCAACTGGCGCAGATGACGATCATGGTGCTCAATTATCACTTTACTTCGATTCAGATGCTGGAAAAGAGGATATTATGCCCAAAGTTTTCCAATACCTCCATGACCATGGTGTTATAGGTGATGCGAGAAGACCCAACGTGATTAGATTGGCGCCCGCCCCCTTGTATAACACGTTCTCTGATGTATACGTTGCAGTGAATGCACTAAACGAGGCGATGGACAAATTATAG
- the CDC42 gene encoding Rho family GTPase CDC42 (similar to Saccharomyces cerevisiae CDC42 (YLR229C); ancestral locus Anc_8.421), which translates to MQTLKCVVVGDGAVGKTCLLISYTTNQFPADYVPTVFDNYAVTVMIGDEPYTLGLFDTAGQEDYDRLRPLSYPSTDVFLVCFSVISPPSFENVKEKWFPEVHHHCPGVPCLVVGTQIDLRDDKVIIEKLQRQRLRPITSEQGSRLARELKAVKYVECSALTQRGLKNVFDEAIVAALEPPVIKKSKKCTIL; encoded by the coding sequence ATGCAAACTCTAAAATGTGTTGTTGTCGGTGATGGTGCTGTTGGAAAAACATGCCTATTAATCTCCTATACAACGAATCAATTTCCAGCCGACTATGTTCCAACAGTGTTTGATAATTATGCGGTAACTGTGATGATTGGTGATGAACCATACACACTAGGTTTGTTTGATACGGCCGGTCAAGAAGACTATGATCGATTGAGGCCCCTGTCATACCCTTCCACCGATGTATTTTTGGTCTGTTTCAGTGTAATTTCCCCAccatcttttgaaaacgttaaagaaaaatggttCCCTGAAGTACATCACCATTGTCCCGGTGTACCATGCCTGGTTGTGGGCACGCAAATCGATTTGAGAGATGACAAAGTAATTATCGAGAAGTTACAAAGACAAAGATTACGTCCTATTACATCAGAACAGGGTTCCAGACTAGCAAGAGAACTGAAAGCAGTAAAATACGTCGAATGTTCGGCATTAACACAACGTGGTCTGAAGAACGTATTCGATGAAGCTATCGTGGCTGCCTTAGAACCTCCTGTTatcaagaaaagtaaaaaatgTACAATTTTGTAG
- the ECM22 gene encoding Ecm22p (similar to Saccharomyces cerevisiae UPC2 (YDR213W) and ECM22 (YLR228C); ancestral locus Anc_8.423) — MTSDDGHAGQEREKDAELIEVGGKRVSKTSTGKRKFHNKSKTGCDNCKRRRVKCDEGKPFCKKCTNMKLDCVYSPIQPRRRKDSSTSKFSITAQDRVGKKHLSDSTIILQQQLHHQQEQQLRQQQQVQLQQQLLPHVGTDEQSNVPSSVPPSVSNNMETLLLPHLLASLVNNGNNNINGNTSGGEAHNNSTQTAPNTMINNNHPNMTIPGNSPLSIPITPNFQSTAMNLSSSLNGLLSPGRQNSVTNGIQQPQVQQQQQQQLPQQQGTQSPFSNIPFDQLAQLNKMGLNFNMKSFNTLFPSGTANGMASEFQELFNLGKLATSNNRAIKVSTAEEALANMQQEQENKNKQFTKNPLDNTKTDAVNPGNNLLQGNVNKVNASDMLSSNKSLIIDNTGLTISPTHTLTKPSIDQTIASPSTGVSNGTSTKSLLSIPDNGVALRNSPTLKTSPMGDLLSNSETLSPRSSNSHTQQQSSPHSNASQTSQLIPELIGLSRKSNLNLVDLKLFHHYCTNVWHTITEAGISGPEVWSTYIPDLAFHFPFLMHTILAFSATHLSRTETGLDNYVSNHRLEALRLLREAVLEISDDNTDALVASALILILDSLANASSSSPTAWIFHVKGAVTILTAVWPLSETSKFFNLISVDLSDLGEAVVNQTNHTNDSDSNNNGNNNNNNTISELVCFDESIADLYPVEIDSPYLITLAYLDKLHREKNQLDFMLRVFSFPALLDRTFLALLMTGDLGAMRIMRSYYTLLRGYTTEIKDKVWFLDSVSQVLPQDVDEYSGGGGMHMMLDFLGGGLPSMTTTNFSAFM, encoded by the coding sequence ATGACCTCTGATGATGGGCATGCTGGgcaagaaagagaaaaggatGCTGAATTAATTGAGGTTGGAGGCAAGAGAGTAAGCAAGACGTCGACAGGAAAACGAAAGTTCCATAATAAGTCCAAGACTGGTTGCGACAATTGtaagagaagaagagtGAAATGTGATGAAGGCAAACccttttgcaaaaaatgtACAAATATGAAATTGGATTGTGTTTACAGTCCCATCCAGccaagaagaaggaaagaTTCTTCGAcatcaaagttttcaataACAGCCCAAGATAGAGTAGGCAAGAAACATCTGAGTGACAGTACTATTATATTACAGCAACAGCTTCACCATCAGCAAGAACAACAACTTcgtcaacaacaacaagtCCAACTACAGCAACAGTTATTGCCACACGTCGGCACTGATGAACAAAGTAACGTGCCAAGTAGCGTTCCCCCATCTGTATCCAACAATATGGAGACTCTTTTATTACCGCATCTATTAGCTAGTTTAGTGAATAACGGcaacaataatatcaaCGGTAATACGAGTGGAGGTGAAGCGCACAACAATTCAACTCAAACAGCGCCGAATACAATGATTAACAACAACCACCCGAACATGACCATACCGGGAAATTCACCATTGAGTATACCGATAACACCTAACTTTCAATCAACAGCAATGAATTTGTCCAGCAGCCTTAACGGTCTACTTTCACCGGGTAGGCAAAACTCGGTGACGAATGGTATACAACAGCCACAGgttcaacaacaacaacagcagcaactTCCGCAACAACAAGGAACTCAATCCCCATTCAGCAATATTCCCTTTGACCAATTAGCGCAATTAAATAAGATGGGACTAAACTTTAATatgaaaagtttcaatACGTTATTTCCATCGGGCACAGCAAATGGGATGGCGTCTGAATTTCAAGAGTTATTTAACCTAGGCAAACTTGCCACGTCTAATAACAGAGCCATCAAAGTTAGCACAGCGGAGGAGGCATTGGCGAATATGCAACAAGAAcaggaaaataaaaacaagcAGTTTACGAAAAATCCGTTGGATAATACTAAAACAGATGCTGTAAACCCAGGCAATAACTTGCTTCAAGGAAATGTGAATAAAGTAAATGCATCGGATATGCTCTCCAGTAACAAAAGCTTGATAATTGACAACACAGGTCTCACAATAAGTCCCACGCACACTTTAACGAAGCCCTCCATAGATCAGACTATTGCATCTCCCTCCACGGGGGTATCCAACGGAACCTCCACAAAGTCGTTATTGTCGATACCAGACAATGGGGTTGCTTTGAGAAACTCTCCTACTTTAAAGACGTCACCAATGGGTGACCTATTATCCAATTCGGAGACGTTGTCTCCGcgttcatcaaattctcATACTCAACAACAATCATCCCCTCATTCAAACGCTTCACAAACTTCACAACTAATTCCCGAGTTGATTGGACTGTCCAGAAAATCAAATTTAAACTTGGTAGATCTAAAGCTTTTCCATCACTACTGTACTAACGTATGGCACACCATTACCGAAGCAGGTATTTCTGGTCCAGAAGTATGGAGCACTTACATTCCGGATTTAGCTTTCCATTTCCCCTTCTTGATGCATACAATTTTGGCCTTTAGCGCGACTCACCTGTCAAGAACTGAAACTGGTTTGGACAATTACGTATCTAATCACCGCTTGGAAGCATTGAGGCTGCTCAGAGAGGCTGTGCTAGAGATTTCAGATGACAACACAGACGCTTTAGTAGCTAGTGCTTTAATACTAATCTTAGATTCCTTGGCAAATGCTTCAAGTAGTTCACCAACAGCGTGGATTTTCCATGTTAAAGGTGCTGTAACGATATTAACGGCAGTTTGGCCCCTGTCGGAAAcatccaaattttttaacttGATATCCGTCGATCTGAGTGACTTGGGAGAAGCCGTAGTCAATCAAACCAACCATACTAATGACAGCGATAGCAACAATAATGgtaataacaacaataacaatacgATCTCGGAACTAGTATGCTTTGATGAAAGTATAGCAGATTTATATCCTGTAGAAATTGATTCACCATATTTGATAACGTTAGCATATTTGGACAAACTGCAtcgtgaaaaaaatcaattagACTTTATGTTAAGAGTCTTCTCATTCCCTGCTCTATTAGATAGGACCTTTTTAGCATTATTAATGACAGGGGATTTAGGCGCCATGAGAATAATGAGGTCTTATTATACATTATTAAGAGGTTATACCACGGAAATAAAAGATAAAGTATGGTTCTTGGATAGCGTATCACAAGTCTTACCACAGGACGTTGATGAGTACAGCGGAGGAGGTGGCATGCATATGATGTTGGACTTCTTAGGGGGGGGATTACCTTCTATGACCACTACAAACTTTTCTGCTTTTATGTAG